A genomic region of Luteitalea sp. contains the following coding sequences:
- a CDS encoding DUF393 domain-containing protein — protein sequence MKPNRHPIVLYDGVCGLCHRTVRFLLRHDRQGHLRFAALQSSLGRTLLVHHRLSPDGLDTLVLVEDERASTRSAAVLGATRYLAAPWRYLALFRFLPRLVRDRLYDWVARSRYRWFGRLDACPLPSPGERERFLDGGQ from the coding sequence ATGAAGCCGAACCGCCATCCCATCGTGCTCTACGACGGCGTGTGCGGCCTGTGCCATCGCACCGTGCGCTTCCTGCTGCGGCATGATCGGCAAGGGCACCTCCGCTTTGCCGCTCTGCAATCGTCACTCGGTCGTACGCTCCTCGTGCACCATCGTCTGTCACCGGACGGGCTGGACACGCTCGTCCTGGTCGAGGACGAGCGAGCCTCGACACGATCCGCGGCGGTACTCGGCGCTACGCGGTATCTGGCTGCCCCCTGGCGCTACCTGGCGCTCTTCCGCTTCCTGCCGCGCCTCGTCCGAGATCGGCTGTACGACTGGGTTGCACGGTCTCGGTATCGCTGGTTCGGCCGGCTCGACGCCTGTCCCCTTCCCAGCCCCGGCGAGCGCGAGCGCTTCCTCGACGGCGGACAATAG
- a CDS encoding HlyD family efflux transporter periplasmic adaptor subunit, giving the protein MVDIARPPEVIRRRKIRRIIYGVIALAAVLLITVAVSRLKPAAPPVERGTVWIQEVTRGRMVRNVRGTGTLVPLDISWVAAPYAGRIDRVLLRPGVNVKPDTVVVELSNPELTQAVDEAQLALEGAEAALAKARADLRGTLLTQQATIADVDGRSQTANAQAKGYQSLHKEGLVSDVQALEYTSAAKGLSAQLEAERRRLAITKETEADQLGQQEAEVKRLRTIYVLRRQQLDNLRVRAGVDGVLQAFARVTTTDSSTVEIQRGTQVLQGANLFRVADPRRLKAELRIPETQVRDVEIGQQAEVDTRNGIVKGVVSGVAGAAQEGTVTIDVSLEGDLPRGARPNLTVDGTITLERLPDVVKVGRPAFGQEGGSIQLFKLLAKRPVQTGDAVRTTVQIGRSSVNEVEVLDGLQPGDQVILSDMTQFDDADRVRVVN; this is encoded by the coding sequence ATGGTTGATATTGCTCGTCCCCCGGAAGTCATACGGCGGCGCAAGATCCGCCGCATCATATACGGCGTTATTGCTCTCGCAGCCGTCTTGCTCATCACGGTGGCCGTGTCGCGGCTGAAGCCCGCCGCTCCACCGGTCGAGCGAGGTACGGTGTGGATCCAGGAAGTCACGCGCGGGCGCATGGTGCGCAATGTTCGCGGAACCGGTACACTGGTGCCACTGGACATCAGTTGGGTCGCGGCGCCCTATGCCGGGCGCATCGATCGCGTCTTGCTGCGGCCAGGCGTCAACGTCAAACCGGACACGGTCGTCGTCGAGTTGAGCAATCCGGAGCTCACTCAAGCCGTGGACGAAGCGCAGTTGGCGCTTGAAGGTGCCGAAGCGGCGCTCGCGAAAGCCCGCGCGGACCTCAGGGGCACCTTGCTCACGCAGCAAGCGACGATCGCGGACGTGGACGGCCGTTCACAGACAGCGAACGCGCAAGCGAAGGGGTATCAGTCGCTACACAAAGAGGGCCTGGTCTCGGATGTCCAAGCGCTCGAGTACACATCCGCGGCAAAGGGCCTTTCGGCCCAGCTCGAGGCCGAGCGTAGACGGCTCGCGATCACCAAGGAGACGGAGGCCGACCAACTCGGCCAGCAGGAAGCGGAAGTCAAGCGACTCCGCACGATTTACGTGCTGCGGCGACAACAGCTCGACAACCTCCGTGTTCGCGCAGGCGTCGACGGCGTGCTCCAGGCGTTCGCTAGAGTCACCACGACCGACTCATCGACTGTTGAGATCCAGCGGGGCACCCAGGTCCTGCAAGGAGCAAACCTCTTTCGTGTGGCCGACCCTCGACGCCTCAAGGCGGAGCTGAGGATTCCGGAGACGCAGGTGAGGGATGTGGAGATAGGCCAGCAGGCTGAGGTCGACACGCGAAATGGCATCGTGAAGGGAGTCGTCTCTGGAGTTGCCGGCGCCGCGCAGGAAGGCACGGTCACCATTGACGTGTCGCTGGAAGGGGACCTGCCTCGCGGTGCACGACCGAATCTTACCGTGGACGGCACGATCACGCTCGAGCGTCTCCCGGACGTCGTCAAAGTCGGCCGGCCCGCGTTCGGCCAAGAAGGTGGCAGCATCCAACTGTTCAAGCTGCTGGCGAAACGGCCGGTTCAAACCGGCGACGCTGTCCGCACGACGGTGCAGATCGGACGCAGCTCGGTCAACGAGGTGGAAGTTTTGGACGGACTTCAACCTGGCGATCAGGTTATCCTCTCGGACATGACGCAATTTGACGACGCGGACCGCGTCCGGGTCGTCAACTAG
- a CDS encoding ATP-binding cassette domain-containing protein, producing the protein MGDQPLINLEGVRKVFFTDEVETHALDHIQLAIDPGEYIAIAGPSGCGKSTMLSILGLLDTPTEGRYWLNGRPVEDLSLSERARVRNREIGFIFQSFNLIGDLTVFENVELPLTYRGMRASERRQRTTESLERVGMAHRAKHLPSQLSGGQQQRVAVARAVVGQPLILLADEPTGNLDSKNGEMVMDLLHELHNGGATICMVTHDPRYAAHATRAIHLFDGRVVEESVESTV; encoded by the coding sequence ATGGGCGATCAGCCGCTAATCAACCTCGAAGGCGTCAGGAAAGTCTTCTTCACCGACGAGGTCGAGACGCACGCGCTCGACCACATCCAACTGGCGATCGATCCGGGCGAGTACATCGCCATTGCCGGCCCGTCCGGGTGTGGCAAGTCGACCATGCTTTCCATCCTGGGCCTGCTCGACACACCCACGGAAGGCCGGTACTGGTTGAACGGGCGGCCGGTCGAGGACCTCTCGCTGTCCGAGCGGGCACGCGTCCGCAACCGCGAGATCGGGTTCATCTTCCAGAGCTTCAACTTGATTGGTGATCTCACGGTCTTCGAGAACGTGGAGCTGCCGCTCACCTACCGCGGCATGCGCGCCTCCGAGCGGCGCCAGCGCACGACCGAGTCGCTCGAGCGCGTCGGCATGGCTCATCGCGCGAAGCATCTGCCCAGTCAGCTCTCCGGCGGTCAACAGCAGCGCGTCGCCGTCGCACGCGCCGTCGTGGGTCAGCCGCTGATCCTGCTTGCCGACGAGCCGACCGGCAACCTCGACTCGAAGAACGGCGAGATGGTGATGGATTTGCTCCACGAGCTGCACAATGGCGGCGCGACGATCTGCATGGTGACGCACGACCCGCGCTACGCGGCACACGCCACCCGCGCC